A stretch of the Halomonas sp. BDJS001 genome encodes the following:
- a CDS encoding primosomal protein N' yields the protein MADSFSSQASFQGSAQAPGQVLKVALPSPLRRLFDYLPSRKVPSCGWQPGLRVRVPFGRREVVGVVVELADSSDLPRSQLRAISETLDDAPLPEDWLWLCRFAARYYQHSLGDTLHHAMPARLRQGHPMAGRTQTLWLAQGEGAEEILSRAPKQAELYSLLRQHPHGLPSRAVSAHGFARDQLLALEKKGLATSQEHILTAPAPPSGNLLATPALPLNREQATALAALHEKLDSYHPCLLEGVTGSGKTEVYLQLIEAIAAKGKQSLVLVPEIGLTPQTLARFRNRFRVPVVALHSGLTDPERLDVWEAAASGRALIIIGTRSAIFTPLANPGAIIVDEEHDGSYKQHDGLRYHARDLAVARAHYHKIPLLMGSATPSLESLHQALSGAYRHLRLTQRPSQHPPAKLELIDLRHQRRQGGLLPGAIKAIKSTLSAGKQVLIFINRRGFAPTLACHACGWIADCNQCDARMTLHRQPPLLACHHCDSRRALPDACPECGSGDLRALGSGTERTEETLQTLFPKTTIYRIDRDSTRRKDSFEQVLKEIHRSEPCVLVGTQMLAKGHHLPHVTLVVVVNADGGLYAADFRALEHSAQLLEQVAGRAGRAAHPGRVLVQTLHPDDPHLGQLAEHGYGALARNMLEERRISQLPPFCFMALLRIESPKEEAALAMAQQAAQALRQWLKESGVATRCLGPVPAPMERRQNRYHLHVMLTAHKRSQLHPAVSWLVQWLEANREARKVRWSIDIDPQTLA from the coding sequence TTGGCTGACTCCTTTTCTTCACAGGCATCTTTTCAAGGATCTGCTCAAGCACCCGGCCAGGTGCTTAAAGTAGCCCTACCCTCGCCGCTGCGCCGCCTGTTCGACTACCTGCCATCCAGGAAAGTACCCTCCTGCGGCTGGCAGCCGGGCCTGCGCGTGCGGGTGCCGTTTGGACGGCGCGAAGTGGTTGGCGTGGTGGTCGAACTGGCTGACAGCAGCGACCTGCCGCGCAGCCAACTCCGGGCGATTAGTGAAACGCTTGATGATGCCCCTCTGCCGGAAGATTGGCTATGGCTATGCCGCTTTGCCGCCCGTTACTACCAGCACAGCCTGGGCGACACCCTGCACCACGCCATGCCAGCACGGCTACGCCAGGGACATCCCATGGCGGGGCGCACCCAAACCCTATGGCTCGCCCAGGGCGAAGGCGCAGAAGAGATACTCAGCCGAGCCCCCAAACAAGCCGAGCTATATTCGCTGCTGCGCCAACACCCGCACGGCCTACCCAGCCGTGCGGTTAGCGCCCACGGTTTTGCCCGCGATCAGCTACTGGCGCTGGAGAAAAAAGGCCTGGCCACGAGTCAGGAGCACATTCTCACTGCTCCAGCGCCCCCCAGCGGCAACTTGTTGGCAACACCGGCACTCCCCCTTAATCGCGAACAGGCCACGGCGCTGGCAGCACTGCACGAAAAGCTCGATAGCTATCACCCCTGCTTGCTCGAAGGCGTCACTGGTAGCGGTAAAACCGAAGTCTATCTTCAACTAATTGAAGCTATTGCCGCCAAAGGCAAACAGTCGCTGGTATTGGTGCCGGAAATTGGCTTAACCCCCCAGACGCTCGCCCGCTTTAGAAACCGTTTTCGGGTGCCCGTGGTGGCACTGCATTCAGGCCTCACCGACCCAGAGCGGCTAGACGTGTGGGAGGCCGCCGCCAGCGGTCGGGCGCTGATTATTATTGGCACCCGCTCGGCAATTTTCACCCCGCTGGCCAACCCCGGGGCGATTATTGTCGATGAGGAGCACGACGGCTCCTACAAACAGCACGACGGCTTGCGCTACCACGCCCGGGATTTAGCGGTGGCCAGAGCTCACTACCATAAAATCCCACTGCTGATGGGCAGCGCCACGCCTTCGCTGGAGAGCCTGCATCAGGCGCTTAGCGGCGCCTATCGCCATCTTCGTTTAACCCAACGCCCCAGCCAGCACCCACCGGCCAAGCTGGAGTTGATCGACCTACGCCACCAGCGCCGCCAGGGGGGGCTGCTTCCTGGCGCCATCAAGGCTATTAAAAGCACCTTGAGCGCTGGTAAACAGGTACTGATTTTTATCAACCGGCGCGGTTTTGCCCCAACCCTTGCCTGCCACGCCTGCGGTTGGATCGCCGATTGCAATCAGTGCGACGCACGCATGACGCTACACCGCCAACCTCCCTTACTGGCTTGCCACCACTGCGATAGCCGCCGCGCCCTGCCGGATGCCTGCCCCGAGTGCGGCAGCGGCGACCTGCGCGCCCTGGGTAGCGGTACAGAACGTACCGAAGAGACACTGCAGACGCTGTTCCCCAAAACCACCATTTACCGCATCGACCGCGACAGCACGCGGCGGAAAGATAGCTTTGAACAAGTGCTAAAAGAGATACACCGGAGTGAACCCTGCGTATTGGTTGGCACCCAAATGCTCGCCAAGGGCCACCATCTACCCCATGTTACGCTGGTGGTGGTGGTCAATGCCGACGGTGGCCTCTACGCCGCTGATTTTCGCGCCCTGGAACACAGCGCCCAACTGCTCGAACAGGTAGCGGGCCGAGCTGGTCGCGCCGCCCACCCAGGCCGCGTGCTGGTGCAAACGCTACACCCCGACGACCCTCATTTGGGCCAACTGGCTGAGCATGGCTACGGGGCGCTGGCGCGCAATATGCTGGAAGAGAGGCGCATTTCCCAACTGCCCCCGTTCTGTTTTATGGCGCTGCTACGCATCGAAAGCCCCAAAGAGGAGGCCGCTTTGGCTATGGCGCAGCAGGCCGCCCAGGCCCTGCGCCAGTGGTTAAAAGAGAGCGGTGTCGCCACCCGTTGCCTGGGGCCGGTGCCCGCCCCAATGGAAAGACGCCAAAACCGCTACCATTTACACGTTATGCTGACAGCCCATAAACGCAGCCAACTACACCCTGCCGTTAGCTGGCTGGTGCAGTGGCTTGAAGCCAACCGCGAGGCACGCAAGGTACGCTGGTCGATTGATATCGACCCACAAACCCTTGCTTAG